A stretch of the Geovibrio thiophilus genome encodes the following:
- a CDS encoding leucyl aminopeptidase, translating into MKISCRKKTAFNSRKEAVIIPVYKNMGSLKLLTGKRIDDEIANIVNSDYFNFEDKEIKSFYIDVKKKLKRIFLVNVPKDPEDYRYYLELGAQFSKIIRKDKLFSFSLVSFEDIYAEKKEGSYTKSFLEGLFFGLYSFERYKSKKESFDFEEVEVITTFTKLKKFIDAGAERWATIFQNVYLARDLINTPPMDMTPAIFAETVRKEAGDDFAVTVYDEVKIKEEGLNLIDVVGMGSVNKPRFVMIDYKGDPGNIKHIALVGKGVTFDSGGSNLKPTGSMETMKCDMAGAATVFAVTKLVRELKLPVNIRTYIPLVENMIGGGAYRPGDVITSASGKTVEVLNTDAEGRLILADALYTATQTDPEVIVDVATLTGACVVALGSHCAGLFSNRKFLAKNISDLSGDVGEDIWELPLLKTYEKRIKSDIADLRNIARQRTEAGSTIAALFLREFVDNWPWIHLDIAGPAYLEEEHPVFGKHASGFGIRLLLEFIERYYCRNEN; encoded by the coding sequence ATGAAAATATCATGCAGGAAAAAGACTGCTTTCAACTCTAGGAAAGAGGCGGTAATTATTCCCGTTTATAAGAATATGGGTTCGCTTAAGCTGCTCACCGGCAAAAGGATAGACGATGAGATCGCGAATATAGTCAATTCCGACTACTTCAACTTCGAGGATAAGGAGATAAAAAGCTTCTACATAGACGTGAAAAAGAAGCTGAAAAGGATTTTTCTGGTGAATGTCCCGAAAGATCCGGAAGACTACAGATATTACCTTGAGCTGGGTGCGCAGTTTTCAAAAATTATCAGAAAAGACAAGCTTTTCTCATTTTCTCTCGTTTCCTTTGAGGATATATACGCAGAGAAGAAAGAGGGGAGCTACACCAAAAGCTTCCTTGAGGGACTGTTTTTCGGGCTTTACTCGTTTGAAAGATACAAAAGCAAGAAGGAGAGCTTCGATTTTGAAGAGGTGGAGGTAATCACAACCTTCACCAAGCTGAAGAAGTTCATAGACGCTGGCGCCGAGAGATGGGCGACTATCTTCCAGAACGTCTATCTTGCGAGGGATCTTATCAACACCCCTCCCATGGACATGACACCCGCGATCTTCGCCGAAACCGTCCGGAAGGAGGCGGGGGACGACTTCGCCGTCACTGTTTACGATGAAGTTAAAATTAAGGAAGAGGGGCTTAACCTCATAGACGTTGTGGGCATGGGCAGCGTGAACAAGCCCAGATTCGTGATGATCGACTATAAGGGCGACCCCGGAAACATAAAGCACATAGCCCTTGTGGGAAAAGGCGTAACCTTCGATTCCGGCGGAAGCAACCTCAAGCCAACGGGCAGCATGGAGACCATGAAGTGCGATATGGCGGGAGCGGCGACAGTTTTCGCGGTTACCAAACTTGTCCGTGAACTGAAACTCCCCGTAAACATCAGAACATATATACCCCTTGTGGAAAATATGATAGGCGGCGGCGCCTACAGACCCGGAGACGTGATCACTTCTGCATCCGGCAAAACAGTTGAGGTTCTCAACACAGACGCCGAAGGCAGGCTTATTCTGGCGGACGCGCTTTATACCGCCACGCAGACCGATCCTGAAGTAATTGTGGATGTAGCCACTCTCACCGGAGCGTGTGTTGTGGCTCTGGGAAGCCACTGCGCCGGACTTTTCAGCAACAGGAAGTTTCTCGCCAAAAACATAAGCGACCTCTCCGGCGATGTGGGTGAGGACATATGGGAGCTTCCGCTGCTTAAAACCTATGAAAAGAGGATAAAGAGCGACATAGCGGACTTAAGAAACATAGCCAGACAGAGAACGGAAGCTGGCTCGACTATCGCGGCGCTTTTCCTGCGGGAGTTTGTGGACAACTGGCCGTGGATACATCTCGACATTGCGGGACCCGCTTATCTTGAGGAGGAGCATCCGGTCTTCGGAAAGCATGCCTCCGGCTTCGGGATAAGGCTTCTCCTTGAATTTATAGAAAGGTATTATTGCAGAAATGAAAATTGA
- a CDS encoding ParA family protein, with protein sequence MGKIIAIANQKGGVGKTTTAINLGSSLAFAEAKVLLVDMDPQGNASSGIGFETKGEYASVYDVLIGNADIEEAIVPSKVDNLDLLPSHINLTAAEVELVTALSRETRLKKHLEKIKDKYKVILIDCPPSLGLLTVNALTAADSVLIPLQCEYYAMEGLGQLLNTIRLIRESLNEDLALEGILLTMYDPRNNLSKEVMTQIEEFFSESMFRTIVPRNVRLSEAPSFGMSIIEYDIKSKGAASYIDLAKEILPRL encoded by the coding sequence ATGGGAAAAATAATCGCGATCGCCAACCAGAAGGGTGGCGTGGGAAAAACAACTACTGCCATAAACTTAGGCTCGTCACTCGCCTTCGCTGAAGCAAAGGTTCTGCTTGTTGACATGGACCCTCAGGGGAACGCCTCAAGCGGAATAGGTTTCGAGACCAAGGGCGAATACGCCAGCGTCTATGACGTCCTTATCGGCAACGCCGATATTGAAGAGGCAATCGTGCCCAGTAAGGTGGACAATCTTGATCTGCTCCCCAGCCATATAAACCTTACCGCCGCTGAGGTTGAGCTTGTCACCGCCCTTTCCAGAGAAACAAGGCTGAAAAAGCATCTGGAAAAAATTAAGGATAAATACAAGGTGATCCTCATAGACTGCCCTCCTTCGTTGGGGCTTCTGACTGTGAACGCCCTCACTGCGGCGGATTCCGTGCTTATCCCCCTTCAATGCGAATATTACGCTATGGAGGGTTTGGGGCAGCTTCTCAACACTATACGGCTCATAAGGGAGAGCCTCAATGAAGACCTCGCTCTGGAAGGCATTCTCCTTACTATGTACGATCCCCGCAACAACCTTTCAAAAGAGGTTATGACGCAGATTGAGGAATTTTTCAGCGAAAGCATGTTCCGCACCATAGTCCCCAGAAACGTCAGGCTCTCCGAAGCCCCCAGCTTCGGCATGTCCATCATAGAATACGATATAAAATCTAAAGGAGCGGCCAGCTACATTGATCTGGCTAAAGAGATACTTCCCAGATTATGA
- a CDS encoding ParB/RepB/Spo0J family partition protein, which produces MKKNVLGRGLESLIPKNETKAPVGEIDLALIYANANQPRTRFDQEPLDELVASVKEKGIIQPIVLTRTDEGYMIIAGERRFRAAGLAGLKKIPAIIRNVESEAERLELALIENVQRQDLGAYELAAAYKNLMEQHGYTQEEVAKVIGKSRSAVANTLRLLNLPPKVLDAMREDLITEGHARALLGIEDEKKTITALKKVIEGCLSVRETERLVAKLKKEPAQKSDKPAAADVFLMGLKDELEEFFKTRITLKTAKNGGTIEIKYSSDDELDRIIKRIRGEE; this is translated from the coding sequence ATGAAAAAGAATGTTCTCGGACGGGGGCTTGAATCCCTTATACCCAAAAATGAAACAAAGGCTCCGGTCGGCGAAATAGACCTTGCCCTCATATACGCAAACGCAAATCAGCCCCGCACACGCTTCGATCAGGAGCCTCTGGATGAGCTGGTAGCCTCCGTAAAGGAAAAGGGGATCATCCAGCCCATAGTCCTTACCAGAACGGACGAAGGCTACATGATAATAGCAGGCGAACGCCGCTTCCGCGCGGCAGGGCTTGCCGGGCTCAAAAAAATCCCCGCAATTATCAGAAATGTTGAAAGCGAAGCGGAAAGGCTTGAACTTGCCCTCATTGAAAATGTCCAGAGACAGGATCTGGGTGCCTATGAGCTGGCGGCGGCATATAAAAATCTCATGGAGCAGCACGGCTACACTCAGGAGGAGGTGGCGAAAGTCATCGGCAAAAGCAGAAGCGCCGTGGCCAACACACTGCGTCTCCTGAATCTCCCCCCGAAAGTACTTGATGCAATGAGGGAAGACCTCATAACCGAAGGTCACGCCAGAGCGCTGCTCGGCATTGAGGATGAGAAGAAAACCATAACGGCGCTGAAAAAGGTCATCGAAGGCTGCCTCTCCGTCCGTGAGACGGAACGCCTCGTGGCGAAGCTCAAAAAGGAGCCCGCGCAGAAGTCCGATAAACCCGCTGCCGCGGACGTTTTCCTCATGGGGCTTAAGGATGAGCTTGAAGAGTTCTTCAAAACCAGAATCACACTCAAAACCGCAAAAAACGGCGGAACCATAGAGATCAAATACAGCTCGGACGATGAGCTTGACCGAATCATAAAAAGAATCAGAGGCGAAGAATGA
- a CDS encoding bactofilin family protein, with product MIKGKEDNGGIDAFLGKNTTFKGTLIFDGLVRMDGNFEGNIKTSDTLVIANSGNVKAEIEAGQVKISGKFDGTITAKSKVELYKPANVTGTIRSAAVQMEEGVIFNGSLEMGETLKTAVPKKGDAE from the coding sequence ATGATCAAAGGAAAAGAGGACAACGGCGGCATCGACGCTTTTCTCGGCAAGAACACTACCTTCAAGGGGACACTCATCTTTGACGGGCTTGTGCGCATGGACGGTAATTTTGAAGGAAACATAAAAACCAGCGACACGCTTGTTATCGCCAACTCCGGCAATGTTAAAGCCGAAATAGAGGCGGGGCAGGTAAAAATATCCGGCAAGTTTGACGGAACCATCACAGCGAAAAGCAAAGTGGAACTTTACAAGCCCGCGAATGTCACAGGTACTATACGCTCCGCCGCAGTGCAGATGGAGGAAGGCGTTATCTTCAACGGCAGCCTTGAAATGGGTGAAACCCTTAAGACCGCCGTCCCGAAGAAAGGTGATGCGGAATGA
- the tpiA gene encoding triose-phosphate isomerase produces the protein MIKPYIVGNWKMNLDAAEGTELAGKILHASIDYDSVDVGVAPAFPILYSVKQTVASSKGRLAVVAQNVSAEEKGAFTGESSISMLKSVGVTAVIIGHSERRQIFGETDQTINKKVRLTLSYGLNVILCVGETLFEREADSHFETVTAQVAKGLKDVPVDKIEQVTVAYEPVWAIGTGVNASPADAQAMHAKIREMLKSLYGPVMANKLRIIYGGSVKPDNAKGLMNQPDINGALVGGASLKSEDFLGIINFSK, from the coding sequence ATGATCAAACCCTATATTGTAGGCAACTGGAAAATGAATCTTGACGCAGCCGAAGGAACCGAACTGGCTGGCAAAATTCTTCACGCAAGCATAGATTACGACAGTGTTGATGTGGGCGTTGCTCCGGCTTTCCCGATTCTTTATTCCGTTAAGCAGACTGTTGCCAGCAGTAAAGGCAGGCTCGCCGTGGTCGCTCAGAACGTATCTGCGGAAGAGAAGGGAGCCTTCACAGGGGAATCCTCCATATCCATGCTTAAATCTGTCGGCGTGACTGCGGTCATAATCGGTCACTCCGAACGCAGACAGATTTTCGGAGAAACGGATCAAACAATAAATAAAAAAGTGCGTCTGACACTCAGCTACGGGCTTAACGTCATTCTCTGTGTGGGCGAAACCTTATTTGAGAGAGAGGCGGACTCACACTTTGAGACAGTCACCGCACAGGTGGCAAAGGGACTCAAAGATGTGCCTGTTGACAAAATAGAGCAGGTTACTGTAGCCTATGAACCCGTTTGGGCTATAGGCACAGGGGTAAACGCAAGCCCCGCTGACGCGCAGGCTATGCACGCAAAAATCCGTGAGATGCTGAAAAGCCTCTACGGACCCGTTATGGCAAACAAACTGAGAATTATTTACGGCGGCAGCGTAAAGCCCGACAACGCCAAAGGTCTTATGAACCAGCCCGATATAAACGGCGCGCTGGTCGGCGGCGCAAGCCTCAAGTCCGAAGATTTTCTCGGTATTATAAATTTCAGCAAATAA
- the secG gene encoding preprotein translocase subunit SecG gives MYTYLLVFHIFVCMLLIIAVLLQSGKGSELSAALGGGSGSLFGPGAPANIMNKITSVIAITFMITSLGLAVMSKERSSGSITDRIPQPLQQTAPAAPSDAAPQVPMESK, from the coding sequence ATGTACACTTATCTTCTCGTATTCCACATTTTTGTTTGTATGCTCCTTATCATTGCGGTTCTGCTTCAGTCCGGCAAGGGCTCCGAGCTTTCGGCTGCTCTCGGCGGCGGTTCGGGCAGCCTTTTCGGTCCCGGTGCGCCCGCAAACATTATGAACAAAATTACCTCAGTAATCGCAATAACTTTCATGATAACTTCACTCGGACTCGCTGTTATGTCTAAAGAAAGATCATCAGGCAGCATCACCGACAGGATCCCTCAGCCCCTCCAGCAGACTGCTCCGGCGGCTCCTTCCGATGCGGCTCCTCAGGTCCCCATGGAATCGAAGTAA
- a CDS encoding peptide-binding protein, which yields MKRLVFLLLAVLCVSLISGCGDKDKEGGKSAEKRKVREGVTGDALVTSSLGDASGLIYNITSDSASHDVAQYIYNGLIKLDKNLSIVPDLAESWEISDDSRSITFKLKDNVKWHDGAPFTAADVEFTYKFMIDNSTPTSYDADFRLVTDFEVIDPLTVKVSYAEPFAPALLSWSMAVLPKHLLEGKEAAKSSLMRSPVGTGPFRFGEWKSGESITLEANDEYFAGRPNLDRIIFRIIPDLNTTFMELLNGSLDIMGLTPTQWVKQTDTALFSNSYDKYTYLAPSYAYIGYNMKNSLFEDKRVRQALTYATPKQEIIDGILFGEGVPAHGPYKPGTMWYNDNVRKYEYSPEKAKELLAEAGWTDSNGDGILDKDGKPFSFTIMTNQGNSVRTKIAETVQQSWQKVGIKIEIRVLEWASFINEYIDKGKFDAVVLGWNIVQDPDPFDVWHSSKCGPKMLNFVCFSNAETDQLIEGGRHSMDPVKRKEYYDRFQEILAEEQPYTFLYVPNALIGLSKRFREVSPAPAGITYNIEDWYVPVKDQKYRLEK from the coding sequence ATGAAAAGACTGGTTTTTCTGCTGCTTGCAGTTTTATGCGTATCCTTAATTTCCGGATGCGGCGACAAGGACAAGGAAGGCGGCAAATCCGCGGAAAAACGCAAGGTCAGAGAGGGTGTCACAGGTGACGCCCTCGTTACCTCCAGCCTCGGGGATGCCTCGGGACTCATCTACAACATCACTTCCGACAGCGCCTCCCATGATGTTGCCCAGTATATCTACAACGGTCTGATCAAGCTGGATAAAAACCTCAGCATTGTTCCCGATCTCGCCGAGTCATGGGAAATTTCGGACGACAGCAGAAGCATCACCTTCAAGCTGAAAGACAATGTCAAATGGCATGACGGAGCGCCTTTCACCGCAGCAGACGTTGAATTTACCTACAAATTCATGATCGACAACAGTACCCCAACCTCATACGACGCGGACTTCCGCCTTGTGACAGACTTTGAGGTAATCGATCCCCTCACGGTAAAGGTGAGCTACGCTGAACCCTTCGCCCCTGCTCTCTTAAGCTGGAGCATGGCAGTTCTTCCCAAGCATCTGCTTGAGGGGAAGGAAGCCGCGAAGTCTTCTCTTATGCGTTCGCCAGTGGGAACAGGTCCTTTCAGGTTTGGCGAATGGAAATCCGGCGAATCCATAACCCTTGAGGCAAATGACGAATATTTCGCGGGAAGACCCAACCTCGACAGGATCATTTTCCGCATCATCCCCGATCTCAATACCACATTCATGGAGCTGCTCAACGGCAGTCTCGACATAATGGGGCTGACCCCCACACAGTGGGTTAAACAGACAGACACCGCACTGTTTTCAAACAGCTACGACAAATACACCTACCTTGCGCCCAGCTATGCCTACATAGGCTACAACATGAAAAACTCCCTGTTTGAGGACAAAAGAGTCCGTCAGGCTCTCACATACGCAACCCCAAAACAGGAAATTATAGACGGAATCCTCTTCGGTGAGGGTGTACCCGCCCACGGACCCTACAAGCCGGGCACCATGTGGTACAATGACAATGTCAGAAAATACGAATACAGCCCCGAAAAAGCAAAGGAACTCCTCGCCGAAGCAGGATGGACCGACAGCAACGGAGACGGCATACTGGACAAGGACGGCAAGCCGTTCTCCTTTACCATCATGACTAATCAGGGCAACAGCGTAAGAACGAAGATAGCCGAAACTGTTCAGCAGAGCTGGCAGAAAGTCGGAATCAAGATTGAGATAAGAGTCCTTGAGTGGGCATCCTTCATAAACGAATATATCGACAAGGGTAAGTTTGACGCTGTTGTCCTCGGCTGGAACATAGTTCAGGATCCGGATCCTTTTGACGTATGGCATTCATCCAAATGCGGTCCAAAGATGCTGAACTTCGTCTGCTTCTCCAACGCGGAAACCGACCAGCTTATAGAAGGCGGCAGGCACTCCATGGATCCCGTCAAACGCAAGGAATACTATGACAGGTTTCAGGAAATACTCGCGGAAGAGCAGCCCTACACCTTCCTTTACGTGCCTAACGCTCTCATAGGCTTAAGCAAAAGGTTCAGGGAAGTCAGCCCTGCGCCGGCGGGAATAACCTACAACATTGAAGACTGGTATGTTCCTGTTAAGGATCAGAAATACCGCCTTGAAAAATAA
- a CDS encoding ABC transporter permease produces the protein MLRYIAKRLAGMIPLLLGITFISFVVIHLAPGDPAQFIASMNPKLSETAYEKFVKMYDLDKPVLERYISWLGKFARLDFGDSFSQDGKTVMEKISERLPVTIWLNVAGMVLIFLFALPLGVLSAYYKDSIFDKGITVFVFAGFAMPTFWLALLCMYYFGVVKGWFPISGLRSFNYDYLSTFGKIADIFKHTFMPVVISVFGGLAGISRFARNSMLDVLKEEYITSARARGLSEGKVVFTHALKNAMLPVVTIIGLSVPGLIGGSVIFESIFSIPGMGQLFYQSVMMRDYPVVMGVLVIGAMLTLTGNLIADIAYAAVDPRIRYGSKKSN, from the coding sequence ATGCTCCGATACATAGCAAAACGGCTCGCGGGGATGATTCCTCTTCTCCTCGGAATTACATTCATAAGTTTCGTTGTGATACATCTTGCGCCGGGAGATCCGGCGCAGTTTATTGCGTCCATGAACCCTAAGCTTTCTGAAACCGCATACGAAAAATTCGTCAAAATGTACGATCTGGACAAGCCTGTTCTGGAACGCTATATCAGCTGGCTGGGCAAGTTTGCCCGCCTCGACTTCGGCGATTCCTTCAGTCAGGACGGTAAAACCGTGATGGAAAAAATAAGCGAACGTCTGCCTGTAACCATATGGCTGAACGTGGCGGGGATGGTGCTTATTTTCCTGTTTGCGCTGCCATTGGGGGTACTCTCCGCTTATTACAAGGACAGCATTTTCGACAAGGGGATCACTGTCTTCGTTTTTGCGGGGTTCGCCATGCCCACCTTCTGGCTCGCGCTCCTCTGCATGTACTATTTCGGAGTAGTCAAGGGCTGGTTCCCTATCTCAGGGCTCCGCTCATTCAACTATGACTATCTTTCGACCTTCGGCAAAATAGCCGACATCTTCAAGCATACTTTCATGCCTGTTGTGATCTCCGTATTCGGCGGTCTGGCTGGCATAAGCAGATTTGCCAGAAACAGCATGCTGGATGTGCTCAAGGAGGAATATATAACCTCCGCGCGGGCAAGAGGCTTAAGCGAGGGGAAGGTGGTTTTCACCCATGCCCTGAAAAACGCCATGCTTCCGGTTGTTACTATAATCGGTCTTTCAGTGCCCGGTCTCATCGGCGGCAGCGTTATTTTTGAATCGATATTCAGCATCCCCGGCATGGGGCAGCTTTTTTATCAGTCAGTTATGATGCGGGACTACCCCGTTGTTATGGGTGTTCTTGTAATAGGCGCCATGCTGACACTGACGGGCAACCTTATAGCGGATATAGCATACGCCGCTGTGGATCCAAGGATTAGATATGGCTCGAAGAAGAGTAATTAA
- a CDS encoding ABC transporter permease, whose product MARRRVINKAKGNILFLTGASVVAFFVLVAVFAPLIATHDPAFIDFSSVLLPPSSEYYFGTDELGRDIFSRVVYGTRISLFVGFVAVGISVFIGTVLGLVSGYFGGFTDMILMRFVDIMLCFPSFFLILAVIAFLNPSVFNVMAVIGLTSWMGVTRLVRAEVMSVRTRDYITAARIQGVSTAKILFKHIFPNVFTPIFITATLGIAGAILTESALSFLGLGVQPPVPSWGNILTAGKDNIMFAWWLSFFPGMAIFITVLGYNLLGEGLRDVLDPKE is encoded by the coding sequence ATGGCTCGAAGAAGAGTAATTAATAAGGCAAAAGGGAACATTCTGTTCCTCACCGGCGCCTCTGTAGTTGCGTTCTTTGTTCTTGTGGCGGTATTCGCCCCGCTGATAGCCACGCATGATCCGGCGTTTATAGATTTCAGCTCAGTCCTTCTTCCGCCCTCCTCCGAATATTATTTCGGAACGGACGAACTAGGGAGGGACATTTTCAGCAGAGTAGTCTACGGAACACGGATTTCCCTGTTTGTCGGCTTTGTCGCAGTGGGCATATCGGTTTTTATCGGAACAGTTCTCGGGCTTGTATCGGGGTATTTCGGCGGGTTTACGGATATGATCCTCATGCGCTTTGTGGACATAATGCTATGCTTTCCGTCGTTCTTCCTGATACTGGCGGTTATAGCCTTCCTCAACCCCTCTGTTTTTAATGTAATGGCGGTAATAGGGCTCACAAGCTGGATGGGCGTTACAAGGCTTGTCCGCGCAGAAGTGATGAGCGTCCGCACCAGAGATTATATCACCGCCGCAAGGATTCAGGGCGTAAGCACAGCAAAAATTCTTTTCAAACATATATTCCCTAATGTTTTCACGCCCATTTTCATCACAGCAACCCTAGGCATAGCTGGCGCTATCCTCACAGAGTCGGCTCTGAGCTTTCTCGGGCTGGGAGTTCAGCCGCCCGTGCCGTCATGGGGGAACATTCTCACCGCAGGGAAGGACAACATCATGTTTGCTTGGTGGCTGTCTTTTTTTCCGGGCATGGCAATCTTCATCACCGTCCTCGGCTACAACCTCCTCGGCGAAGGCTTAAGAGACGTTCTTGACCCCAAGGAGTAA
- a CDS encoding helix-turn-helix domain-containing protein encodes MIKEIFGNNLKKYRNSKEFTQEYLAELLDVSTTQIYKMESGKSFASAEMIEKITSLFGIPPYKFFMTESDLETESEDFQECARYIKSRIDQLFTKDIIK; translated from the coding sequence ATGATCAAGGAAATATTCGGCAACAATTTAAAAAAATACAGAAACAGCAAAGAGTTCACGCAGGAATACCTTGCGGAGCTTCTGGATGTCTCCACAACCCAGATATACAAGATGGAGTCAGGTAAAAGCTTTGCCTCCGCCGAAATGATTGAAAAAATAACCTCACTTTTCGGCATCCCTCCTTATAAGTTTTTTATGACGGAATCGGATCTTGAGACGGAGTCAGAAGATTTTCAGGAATGCGCGCGGTATATAAAATCAAGGATTGATCAGCTTTTTACTAAAGACATCATAAAATAA
- a CDS encoding alpha/beta hydrolase, whose translation MLTLPAGSLHGTLEIPSDADKPPVALIIAGSGPTDRDGNSRFAGRNDSLKQLAKALEKNGIASLRYDKRGIGKGISAAEKDLRFEHYVDDAVFWGEYLRLSGRFGKLIIIGHSEGALIGSIAAGKLKADAFISLAGAGRPAYKVIEEQFANIPAFRDEVRKINEHLRKGETVDSISPELTPAFRPEIQPYVISWYRYDPAEIVAGLKMPVLIIQGTTDIQVGVTDAEILAKANKKARLEILQGVNHVLKDSSADMKQQKQSYTDPSYPVSLKITDAVTLFIKELR comes from the coding sequence GTGCTCACACTTCCGGCAGGCAGCCTTCACGGAACCCTTGAAATACCCTCAGACGCGGACAAGCCGCCTGTGGCGCTTATTATAGCCGGTTCCGGTCCGACAGACAGAGACGGAAACAGCAGATTCGCAGGCAGAAACGACAGCCTGAAGCAGCTTGCGAAAGCTCTGGAGAAAAACGGAATAGCTTCCCTGCGTTATGATAAGCGGGGTATCGGAAAAGGGATTTCAGCCGCTGAAAAAGACCTGCGGTTTGAGCATTATGTCGACGATGCAGTTTTCTGGGGAGAGTATCTGCGCCTCAGCGGGCGCTTCGGCAAGCTGATAATCATAGGTCACAGTGAGGGTGCGCTCATAGGCTCAATCGCCGCCGGCAAGCTGAAAGCCGATGCCTTCATATCTCTCGCCGGAGCGGGACGTCCGGCATATAAGGTGATTGAGGAGCAGTTCGCAAACATCCCCGCCTTCAGAGACGAGGTGCGGAAAATAAATGAACACCTCAGAAAGGGAGAAACTGTTGACAGCATATCCCCTGAACTTACCCCTGCGTTCAGACCGGAGATTCAGCCCTATGTAATTTCATGGTACCGTTATGATCCGGCGGAGATTGTCGCAGGACTTAAAATGCCTGTGCTGATTATTCAGGGAACCACAGATATTCAGGTCGGTGTGACGGACGCCGAAATTCTGGCAAAGGCAAACAAAAAAGCCCGCCTTGAGATCTTGCAGGGCGTTAACCACGTGCTGAAAGATTCATCTGCGGATATGAAGCAGCAGAAACAGTCATACACAGATCCGAGCTACCCTGTCTCACTGAAAATAACCGACGCTGTCACTTTATTTATAAAAGAGCTGCGCTGA
- a CDS encoding AraC family transcriptional regulator produces the protein MNESQRQELSFLIDKYSETDIVSGTSLPELCVMKSETRRIKSSAVYVPSLCLIVQGRKEIMLENELYSYSPSEYLAVSVELPIVGQVTEASREKPYLGLSIAIDPVVISEMLPYAPEEGTTSRGLFVGRTDEGLADCILRLVRLLDTPEDAAFMSPLILRELYYRLLKSPHGWNLAQIAVAGSSMQRIAKVIKTLKTDFARNMRIEEMAEMANMSQSSFHHHFKEVTAMSPLQFQKRLRLTEARRIMLTESADASSTAFRVGYESASQFSREYSRMFGAPPVSDIASLRRSTAAEAVPK, from the coding sequence ATGAACGAATCTCAGCGTCAGGAACTCAGCTTTTTGATTGATAAATACTCCGAAACAGATATTGTTTCAGGCACATCACTTCCGGAGCTCTGTGTAATGAAATCCGAAACCCGCAGGATAAAGTCGTCAGCGGTTTATGTTCCGTCTCTGTGTCTGATTGTGCAGGGAAGGAAGGAGATAATGCTTGAGAACGAGCTTTACAGCTATTCTCCTTCGGAATATCTCGCCGTTTCCGTGGAGTTGCCCATTGTTGGGCAGGTAACGGAAGCTTCAAGGGAGAAGCCTTATCTGGGACTGAGCATTGCGATTGATCCCGTTGTTATCAGTGAGATGCTGCCTTATGCCCCTGAAGAAGGAACCACATCAAGAGGTCTCTTCGTGGGGAGAACGGATGAAGGGCTTGCAGACTGTATTCTCCGCCTTGTCAGGCTGCTTGATACTCCGGAGGATGCCGCTTTCATGTCGCCTTTGATACTGAGAGAGCTCTATTACAGGCTCCTGAAAAGCCCGCACGGCTGGAATCTGGCGCAGATAGCGGTCGCTGGAAGCAGCATGCAGAGAATAGCTAAGGTTATAAAAACCCTTAAGACCGATTTCGCAAGGAATATGCGCATAGAGGAGATGGCGGAGATGGCGAACATGAGCCAGTCATCATTTCACCACCATTTCAAAGAGGTTACAGCAATGAGCCCGCTCCAGTTCCAGAAGCGTCTTCGGCTCACCGAGGCACGGAGGATCATGCTTACCGAATCTGCAGACGCATCAAGCACTGCTTTCCGTGTGGGTTACGAAAGCGCCTCTCAGTTCAGCAGGGAGTATTCCCGCATGTTCGGTGCGCCGCCCGTGAGCGACATAGCCAGCCTGCGCCGCAGCACGGCAGCGGAAGCAGTGCCGAAATAG